One window of Cucurbita pepo subsp. pepo cultivar mu-cu-16 chromosome LG19, ASM280686v2, whole genome shotgun sequence genomic DNA carries:
- the LOC111781231 gene encoding probable beta-D-xylosidase 5 — protein sequence MTLSEKVAQLGHDAPGVARLGLPPYNWWSEALHGISNVGPGTRFDNVVPGATSFPNVINMAASFNEAMWKTVGQVVSTEGRAMFNLGRSGLTFWSPTINVVRDPRWGRILETPGEDPFVVGKYAVNYVRGLQDVEGTENATDLNSRPLKVSSCCKHFAGYDVDNWKGVHRYTFDARVTEQDMLETFLKPFEMCVKEGDVSSVMCSYNRVNGYPTCADPVLLKDTIRGDWDLHGYIVADCDSVEVMVKYQHFLNDTNEDAVAQTLKAGLDLDCGVLSPKYAESSVRQGKVRVKNIDKALNYLYVVLMRLGFFDGSPKFQSLGSKDICNEAHIELATEAARQGIVLLKNDNDTLPLDPSTIKTLAVVGPHANATSVMLGNYAGVPCRMKSPIDGLSEYAKVNYQMGCEAVACKKHRFIPGAVDAAKNSDATVIVVGLDLSIEAEGLDRDHLLLPGSQAELVGQVAAASKGPVVLVIMSAGGIDISFAKNISNIKAIVWAGYPGEEGGRAIADVIFGKYNPGGRLPVTWHEADYVNQLPMTSMPLRPVPSLKYPGRTYKFFDGPVVYPFGYGLSYTSFNHTLVSAIPSVTVNINKAILCRDIAYDTAVKLDCASVLVDDITCSDEFEFEIKVENVGKKDGSQVVIVYSKPPSGISSTHIKQVVGFQRVFLKAGGFQSVKLKLNACKSLGLIDFGGYNLLPAGEHTILVGDGAVSFPVKLSFNRI from the exons ATGACATTGTCGGAGAAAGTTGCTCAACTTGGCCATGATGCCCCTGGAGTAGCCCGCCTCGGTTTGCCACCGTACAATTGGTGGTCGGAGGCTCTTCATGGCATCTCCAATGTTGGCCCTGGTACTCGATTTGACAATGTTGTACCTGGCGCCACTAGCTTCCCCAATGTCATCAACATGGCAGCATCTTTCAATGAAGCTATGTGGAAAACAGTCGGTCAA GTGGTTTCGACCGAAGGAAGAGCAATGTTCAATCTAGGGAGGTCTGGATTGACATTTTGGAGTCCAACCATCAATGTAGTTCGGGATCCAAGATGGGGGCGAATCTTGGAAACACCTGGTGAAGACCCTTTTGTGGTTGGCAAATATGCAGTGAACTATGTTAGAGGTCTCCAAGATGTGGAAGGAACTGAAAATGCTACCGATTTGAACTCTAGGCCTCTCAAGGTTTCTTCTTGTTGCAAGCATTTTGCTGGTTATGATGTCGACAACTGGAAAGGTGTCCATCGCTACACGTTTGATGCTAGG GTGACTGAACAAGACATGTTGGAGACATTCCTTAAGCCATTTGAGATGTGTGTTAAGGAAGGTGATGTCAGCAGTGTGATGTGTTCTTACAACAGAGTTAATGGCTATCCAACTTGTGCTGATCCAGTTCTCTTGAAGGACACCATTAGAGGCGATTGGGACCTTCATgg ATACATTGTTGCAGACTGTGACTCAGTTGAGGTTATGGTTAAATATCAACATTTCCTAAATGATACAAATGAAGATGCTGTTGCCCAAACTCTAAAAGCAG GGTTGGATCTGGATTGTGGTGTACTTTCCCCAAAATACGCAGAGAGCTCAGTAAGGCAAGGGAAAGTTAGAGTGAAAAACATTGACAAAGCTCTAAACTATCTCTATGTTGTTCTAATGAGACTTGGATTCTTCGATGGAAGCCCCAAGTTCCAATCGCTTGGAAGCAAAGATATTTGCAATGAAGCACACATTGAATTGGCCACTGAAGCTGCCAGACAAGGAATTGTTCTTCTCAAGAATGATAATGACACTTTGCCTCTTGATCCTTCTACTATCAAAACCCTGGCTGTTGTTGGACCCCATGCCAATGCTACCTCTGTCATGCTTGGAAATTATGCAG GAGTGCCATGCCGAATGAAATCTCCAATTGATGGGCTATCAGAATATGCAAAAGTGAACTACCAAATGGGTTGTGAGGCTGTTGCTTGCAAAAAACATAGGTTCATACCTGGAGCCGTAGATGCGGCCAAGAACTCCGATGCAACTGTGATTGTTGTGGGTCTTGATTTGTCTATTGAAGCTGAGGGCTTGGACAGagatcatcttcttcttcctggTTCCCAAGCTGAGCTCGTCGGACAAGTTGCAGCTGCCTCTAAGGGCCCTGTTGTTCTTGTCATCATGTCGGCCGGTGGCATCGACATCTCATTCGCTAAAAATATTTCCAACATCAAAGCCATTGTCTGGGCTGGTTATCCCGGCGAAGAGGGCGGCCGCGCCATCGCCGATGTTATCTTTGGAAAATACAACCCAG GAGGAAGATTACCGGTGACATGGCATGAAGCCGACTACGTCAACCAGCTACCAATGACATCGATGCCTCTCCGCCCAGTGCCAAGCCTCAAATATCCAGGAAGAACCTACAAATTCTTCGACGGCCCTGTCGTCTACCCCTTCGGCTACGGCCTCAGCTACACCTCTTTCAACCATACTCTAGTCTCCGCCATCCCATCCGTGACCGTCAATATCAACAAAGCAATCCTATGCCGAGACATTGCCTACGACACTGCCGTAAAGCTAGACTGTGCCTCCGTCCTCGTCGACGACATAACTTGCTCCGACGAGTTCGAGTTCGAAATCAAAGTCGAGAATGTCGGCAAAAAGGACGGTAGCCAGGTTGTGATCGTGTACTCGAAACCACCAAGCGGAATTTCATCAACTCATATCAAGCAGGTGGTTGGGTTCCAGAGGGTGTTTTTGAAGGCTGGGGGCTTCCAATCGGTGAAATTAAAGTTGAATGCTTGTAAGAGCTTGGGGCTAATTGATTTCGGTGGCTACAATCTGCTGCCGGCGGGTGAGCACACCATTTTGGTGGGAGATGGAGCGGTTTCTTTCCCTGTGAAGCTTAGCTTCAATAGGATTTAA
- the LOC111781232 gene encoding mitochondrial inner membrane protease subunit 1-like — protein MGGLRKLAQLKPIAEEALAGTVFLAKLLAGLHVANTYVCTAALTYGPSMLPTLNLTGDFILAERISTRFGRVGVGDIVLVRSPENPRKVMAKRLMGMEGDSVTYVVDPKNNDWCETVVVPKGHVWIEGDNMYDSKDSRYFGAVPYGLLQGKVFWRLWPPKSFGPLEKRKPNETVL, from the exons ATGGGTGGACTGAGAAAACTGGCGCAGTTGAAACCCATAGCCGAAGAAGCATTGGCCGGAACAGTTTTCTTAGCGAAGCTCCTCGCTGGCCTTCATGTCGCCAACACATACGTCTGCACCGCCGCTCTT ACCTACGGTCCCAGCATGCTCCCTACTCTGAACCTAACCGGCGATTTCATCTTGGCCGAACGAATCTCCACTCGTTTTGGCAGAGTCGGCGTTGGAGACATTGTCCTCGTGAGATCCCCTGAGAACCCTCGCAAAGTAATGGCGAAGCGCTTGATGGGCATGGAAGGTGATTCTGTTACCTATGTTGTAGACCCGAAGAATAATGATTGGTGTGAAACTGTTGTG GTTCCTAAGGGACATGTTTGGATAGAGGGAGATAACATGTATGATTCAAAGGATTCAAGATATTTTGGGGCCGTCCCATATGGTCTTCTGCAAGGGAAAGTATTCTGGAGG TTGTGGCCACCTAAAAGTTTTGGACCGTTGGAGAAGAGGAAACCGAATGAGACAGTCTTATGA
- the LOC111781860 gene encoding agamous-like MADS-box protein AGL62: MADGSTKIKQTKGRQKIEMKKIENEDDRLITFSKRRSGIYKKASELATLCGAEVGVVVFSPAGKPFSFAHPCIESVANKFLDENPQPNDNTHPLVEAHRRLRINELNQQHNQLLSQLDAEKEKGKALEKLKKVRGNNGRGWWESPTEELGIDELQQVDGSLGELYQNVCHELKERGVLGSSSYSASNTLGFDHAGREETIPFNILATGAAAAAAGPSSATYLPDPNPFDYGQQPQPHLPHHHHHHP; this comes from the coding sequence ATGGCCGACGGCAGCACCAAAATTAAGCAAACAAAGGGCCGACAAAAGATCgagatgaagaagattgaAAACGAAGACGACCGCCTCATCACCTTCTCCAAGCGCCGGTCCGGCATCTACAAAAAGGCCAGCGAATTAGCCACCTTGTGCGGCGCTGAAGTCGGAGTGGTCGTGTTTTCCCCAGCTGGAAAGCCCTTTTCCTTTGCTCATCCATGCATCGAATCTGTGGCTAACAAATTCCTTGATGAAAACCCTCAGCCAAACGACAACACTCACCCGCTTGTCGAAGCTCATCGACGCCTGAGAATCAACGAGCTGAACCAGCAACACAATCAACTTCTGAGCCAGCTGGATGCTGAGAAGGAGAAAGGTAAGGCGCTTGAGAAACTGAAGAAGGTTAGAGGCAATAACGGGCGTGGTTGGTGGGAGTCTCCAACTGAAGAACTGGGAATTGATGAATTGCAACAAGTTGATGGATCGCTGGGAGAATTGTACCAAAATGTTTGCCATGAACTCAAAGAGCGCGGCGTTCTTGGATCTTCTTCATACTCAGCTTCAAACACTTTGGGCTTTGATCATGCCGGCCGCGAAGAAACAATTCCTTTCAATATCTTAGCAACTggagctgctgctgctgctgctggtCCTTCTTCTGCTACTTATCTTCCTGATCCTAATCCCTTCGATTATGGACAACAACCACAACCACATCTCCctcatcaccaccaccaccatccaTGA
- the LOC111781714 gene encoding beta-xylosidase/alpha-L-arabinofuranosidase 1-like — protein sequence MAQSSILIVSIFVCFILSTTARRFPRRTLFDDSSSRSNFTFVCDPSRYANLGLDISSFSFCNSSLSFPERTKDLVDRMTLSEKVAQLGHRALGVARLGLPPYNWWSEALHGVSNVGPGTRFDDVVPGATSFPNVISMAASFNEAMWKTIGEVVSTEARAMYNLGRAGLTYWSPNVNVVRDPRWGRTLETPGEDPFVVGKYAVNYVRGLQDVEGTENATDLNSRPLKVSSCCKHYAAYDVDNWLGVERYTFDAKVTEQDMLETFLKPFEMCVKEGDVSSVMCSYNKVHGLPTCADPALLKDTIRGDWDLHGYIVSDCDSIEVMVDHQHFLQDTNEDAVAQTLKAGLDLDCGQFYPNFTEGSVRQGKVGVKNIDKSLNYLYVVLMRLGFFDGSPEFQSLGSRDICNDEHIELATESARQGMVLLKNDNDTLPLDTSTIKTLAVVGPHANATSVMLGNYAGVPCRVKSPIDGLSGYAKVNYQMGCENVACRNDTFIFGAMDAAKNSDATVILGGIDLSIEAESLDRVDLLLPGFQTQLIQQVAAVSKGPVVLVIMSAGGIDISFAKNSPNIKAIVWAGYPGEEGGRAIADVIFGKFNPGGRLPVTWYEADYVNQLPMTSMPLRPVKSLGYPGRTYKFYDGTVVYPFGYGLSYTSFTHTLVSASRSLAVNLDKTIQCRDMSYEDTAFKPDCAAVLVDDLTCSEEFEFEIKVENTGKKDGSQVVIVYSKPPSGISSTHIKQVVGFQRVFVDAGGNESVKFKLNACKSLGLIDFSGYNLLPAGGHTIVVGDGDVSFPVQLSFHGN from the exons ATGGCTCAATCATCCATCCTTattgtttccatttttgtgTGCTTTATTCTGTCTACTACTGCTAGACGTTTCCCGAGAAGAACACTCTTTGATGATTCTTCCTCTAGGAGCAACTTCACTTTTGTCTGCGATCCATCTCGATATGCCAATCTTGGATTagatatttcttcatttagtttttgtaATTCATCCCTCTCTTTTCCTGAGAGGACTAAGGATCTAGTAGATAGAATGACATTATCTGAGAAAGTTGCTCAACTTGGCCACCGTGCCCTTGGAGTTGCTCGCCTCGGTTTGCCACCGTACAATTGGTGGTCAGAGGCTCTTCATGGCGTCTCCAATGTTGGCCCTGGTACTCGATTTGATGATGTTGTGCCAGGCGCCACTAGCTTCCCAAATGTCATTTCCATGGCAGCATCTTTCAATGAAGCAATGTGGAAAACTATCGGTGAA GTGGTTTCAACGGAAGCAAGAGCTATGTATAATCTTGGGAGGGCTGGATTGACATATTGGAGTCCAAATGTAAATGTAGTTCGAGATCCAAGATGGGGACGAACCTTGGAAACACCCGGCGAGGACCCTTTTGTGGTTGGCAAATATGCAGTGAACTATGTTAGAGGTCTCCAAGACGTGGAAGGAACTGAAAATGCCACTGATTTGAACTCTAGGCCTCTCAAGGTTTCTTCTTGTTGCAAGCACTATGCTGCCTATGATGTCGACAATTGGCTCGGGGTCGAACGCTACACTTTTGATGCTAAG GTGACCGAACAAGACATGTTGGAGACATTCCTTAAGCCATTTGAGATGTGCGTTAAGGAAGGAGATGTCAGCAGTGTGATGTGTTCTTACAACAAAGTTCATGGCCTTCCAACTTGTGCTGATCCGGCTCTCTTGAAGGACACCATTAGAGGCGATTGGGACCTTCATgg atACATTGTTTCAGACTGCGACTCAATTGAGGTTATGGTTGATCATCAACATTTTCTGCAAGATACAAATGAAGATGCTGTTGCTCAAACTCTCAAAGCAG ggTTGGATTTGGATTGTGGTCAATTTTACCCAAATTTCACAGAAGGCTCAGTAAGGCAAGGGAAAGTTGGAGTGAAGAACATTGACAAGTCTCTAAACTATCTCTACGTTGTTCTAATGAGACTTGGATTCTTCGATGGAAGCCCTGAGTTCCAATCACTTGGAAGCAGAGATATTTGCAATGATGAACACATTGAATTGGCCACTGAATCTGCCAGACAAGGAATGGTTCTTCTCAAGAATGATAATGACACTTTGCCTCTTGATACTTCTACTATCAAAACTCTGGCTGTTGTTGGACCCCATGCCAATGCTACCTCTGTCATGCTTGGAAATTATGCAG GAGTGCCATGCCGAGTGAAATCTCCAATTGATGGGCTATCAGGATATGCAAAAGTGAACTACCAAATGGGTTGTGAGAATGTTGCTTGCAGAAACGATACCTTCATATTTGGAGCCATGGATGCCGCCAAGAATTCTGATGCAACCGTGATTCTTGGGGGTATTGACTTGTCCATTGAAGCTGAGAGCTTGGACAGagttgatcttcttcttcctggTTTCCAAACTCAGCTCATCCAACAAGTTGCAGCTGTCTCTAAGGGCCCTGTTGTTCTTGTCATCATGTCGGCGGGTGGCATCGACATCTCTTTCGCTAAGAATAGTCCCAACATCAAAGCTATTGTCTGGGCTGGTTATCCCGGCGAAGAGGGCGGCCGCGCCATTGCCGATGTTATCTTTGGAAAATTCAACCCAg GAGGAAGATTACCGGTAACATGGTATGAAGCCGACTACGTCAACCAGCTACCAATGACATCGATGCCTCTCCGGCCAGTGAAAAGCCTTGGCTATCCAGGAAGAACCTACAAATTCTACGACGGCACTGTCGTCTACCCCTTCGGCTACGGCCTCAGCTACACCTCTTTCACCCATACTCTAGTCTCCGCCAGCCGATCCCTCGCCGTCAATCTCGACAAAACAATCCAATGCCGCGACATGTCCTATGAGGACACTGCCTTCAAGCCCGACTGCGCCGCCGTCCTCGTCGACGACCTAACTTGCTCCGAAGAGTTCGAGTTTGAAATCAAAGTCGAGAACACCGGCAAAAAGGACGGTAGCCAGGTTGTGATCGTGTACTCGAAACCACCGAGCGGAATTTCTTCGACTCATATCAAGCAGGTGGTTGGGTTCCAGAGGGTGTTTGTGGATGCTGGGGGGAATGAATCGGTGAAATTTAAGTTGAATGCTTGTAAGAGCTTGGGGCTAATTGATTTCAGTGGCTACAATCTGCTGCCGGCGGGTGGGCACACCATTGTGGTGGGAGATGGAGATGTTTCTTTCCCTGTGCAGCTTAGCTTCCATGGGAATTAA